In Afipia sp. GAS231, a single window of DNA contains:
- a CDS encoding ABC transporter ATP-binding protein, producing MAPKPPSPDDRNPASADDPELEKKLAAEPGAASPVAGGKAAAAPPDDDDEGDEDDELELDDDEDDEDLVVFTAKEAAGALSTIYAFVKPILINYKKLLAFVGFGVLVETLFNVFMPLSLKFLIDDALGEEDFQALYKILGVLAVAGIVTSIVAVWYERWDARLAASVIADVRSRLFEHVQNLPSAYFARTKRGEILSRFSIDLSAFEGSIKSFANSAALPLFELIAGIVLMLFLNWQLAAVALLVFPITLIGPRILTPKAVQANYEQKLNESALLGMVQENVAAQAVVKAFSLQRRTLGWFTMRNQDVRIKTASAVFLSTMVERTVTISVLLLHLVVLAIGAYLATKGQITIGTFVTFESAFWEVSYNIAHLMHFIPVSIQSAAAVRHIQELLDEPTRGADRPGAPDLPRITNDISFERVTFAYDGSQTPVLDNLTLKLNAGKRIAIVGPSGSGKSTLLNLILRLYVPDEGRVTIDGVDIRRVTRESLRRGMAVVFQENMLFNMSIRENIRLGKEGASDEEVTEAARKAEIHRYIMSLPQKYDTPVGERGDTLSGGQRQRIAIARAIIRNPSVLLLDEATSALDQTTEAAINRTLLKVAEGRTMIWSTHRLTSVVEMDEIIVISGGKAIERGSHAKLLAANGVYRKLWDDQGHTPHNAAALADDDDEDEDEEDDDEDEEDEKK from the coding sequence ATGGCGCCAAAGCCTCCTTCTCCGGATGACCGGAATCCCGCGTCGGCGGACGATCCTGAGCTCGAGAAGAAGCTCGCGGCCGAGCCCGGTGCGGCAAGCCCGGTTGCCGGCGGCAAGGCTGCCGCTGCGCCGCCGGACGATGACGACGAAGGTGATGAGGACGACGAGCTGGAGCTCGACGACGATGAAGACGACGAGGACCTCGTCGTCTTTACCGCCAAGGAAGCCGCCGGCGCGCTCTCGACGATCTACGCCTTCGTCAAGCCGATCCTGATCAACTACAAGAAGCTCCTGGCCTTCGTCGGTTTCGGCGTTCTGGTCGAGACGCTGTTCAACGTCTTCATGCCGTTGAGCCTGAAGTTCCTGATCGACGACGCGCTCGGCGAGGAAGACTTTCAGGCGCTGTACAAGATCCTCGGCGTGCTGGCGGTCGCCGGTATCGTCACCTCGATCGTCGCGGTCTGGTACGAGCGCTGGGACGCGCGGCTGGCGGCCAGCGTGATTGCGGACGTGCGATCGCGGCTGTTCGAGCACGTCCAGAACCTGCCGTCGGCGTATTTTGCCCGCACCAAGCGCGGCGAGATCCTGTCGCGGTTCTCGATCGACCTGTCGGCCTTCGAAGGCTCGATCAAGAGTTTTGCCAACAGCGCGGCGCTGCCGCTCTTCGAGTTGATCGCCGGCATCGTCCTGATGCTGTTCCTGAACTGGCAGCTCGCGGCGGTGGCGCTGTTGGTGTTTCCGATTACCCTGATCGGCCCGCGGATCCTGACGCCGAAGGCGGTGCAGGCGAACTACGAGCAGAAGCTGAACGAGTCGGCGCTGCTCGGCATGGTGCAGGAAAACGTGGCGGCGCAGGCGGTGGTCAAGGCGTTCAGCCTGCAGCGCCGCACGCTCGGCTGGTTCACCATGCGCAACCAGGATGTGCGCATCAAGACCGCCTCCGCCGTATTCCTGTCGACCATGGTGGAGCGCACCGTCACCATCTCGGTATTGTTGCTGCACCTCGTGGTGCTCGCGATCGGCGCCTATCTGGCCACCAAGGGCCAGATCACCATCGGCACCTTCGTCACCTTCGAGAGCGCATTCTGGGAGGTGTCCTACAACATCGCCCATCTGATGCATTTCATTCCGGTGTCGATCCAGTCGGCGGCGGCGGTGCGTCATATCCAGGAACTGCTCGACGAGCCGACCCGCGGCGCCGACCGTCCGGGCGCGCCGGACCTGCCGCGGATCACCAACGACATCAGCTTCGAGCGTGTGACCTTCGCCTACGATGGCAGCCAGACGCCGGTGCTCGATAATCTCACCCTCAAGCTCAACGCCGGCAAGCGTATCGCGATCGTCGGCCCTTCGGGCTCTGGCAAGAGCACGTTGCTCAACCTGATCCTGCGGCTCTACGTGCCCGATGAGGGTCGCGTCACCATCGACGGCGTCGACATTCGCCGGGTGACGCGCGAATCGCTGCGCCGGGGCATGGCGGTCGTGTTCCAGGAGAACATGCTGTTCAACATGTCGATCCGCGAAAACATCCGGCTCGGCAAGGAAGGCGCCAGCGACGAAGAGGTCACCGAAGCCGCGCGCAAGGCCGAGATCCACCGCTACATCATGAGCCTGCCGCAGAAATACGACACCCCGGTCGGCGAGCGCGGCGACACACTGTCGGGCGGCCAGCGCCAGCGCATTGCGATCGCGCGCGCGATCATCCGTAATCCGTCGGTTCTGCTGCTCGACGAGGCCACATCCGCGCTCGACCAGACCACGGAAGCCGCGATCAACCGTACGCTGCTGAAGGTGGCGGAAGGACGCACCATGATCTGGTCGACCCACCGCCTGACGTCGGTGGTCGAGATGGACGAGATCATCGTGATTTCAGGCGGCAAGGCGATCGAGCGCGGCTCGCATGCAAAACTGCTCGCCGCCAATGGCGTCTACCGCAAGCTCTGGGACGACCAGGGTCATACGCCGCACAATGCGGCCGCTCTCGCCGATGATGACGACGAGGACGAGGATGAAGAAGACGACGATGAGGATGAGGAAGACGAGAAGAAGTGA
- a CDS encoding FAD-dependent monooxygenase — MRYTDVAIVGGGLAGSTAAAMLGRAGVSALLIDPHPAYPPELRCEKLGGDQLDLLRKTGLAEPTLRATTLDGEVWEARFGYVVAKKPSDQHGIMYDTLVNTMRAQIPPSVETIFTKVSGISNSDERQQVTLSNGEQISARLVVLANGLNIGLRTMLGIERQVISSCHSITLGFDVEPVGCAAFDFPALTYWPRRAGARMAYLSVFPIGGKMRANFMVYRDMTDPWLPQFRKAPEAAMRALMPRLQRMMGDFKVSGPIKIRPADLCTNSGYLQPGIVLVGDAFSTSCPAAGTGTTKVFTDVGRLCNVYIPQWLRSEGMDAQKIAQFYDDPEKQACEDRSRAKAYHLRSLSTDNGLSWRAQRWARFLVRLAQGTLRTVRKGFSAGSAERHTVLSGQPRHGRLA; from the coding sequence ATGCGGTATACGGACGTTGCCATCGTCGGCGGAGGTCTGGCCGGCTCGACCGCCGCAGCCATGCTGGGGCGTGCCGGCGTATCGGCGCTGCTGATCGATCCTCATCCGGCCTATCCGCCGGAACTGCGCTGCGAGAAGCTCGGCGGCGACCAGCTCGATCTGCTGCGCAAGACCGGGCTTGCCGAGCCGACGCTGCGGGCAACCACGCTCGACGGCGAAGTCTGGGAAGCCCGCTTCGGCTATGTGGTCGCCAAGAAGCCCAGCGACCAGCACGGCATCATGTACGACACGCTGGTCAACACCATGCGCGCGCAGATTCCGCCCAGCGTGGAAACCATCTTCACCAAGGTGTCAGGCATTTCCAACAGCGACGAACGGCAGCAGGTTACGCTGTCGAACGGCGAACAGATTTCGGCGCGGCTGGTCGTGCTCGCCAACGGGCTCAATATCGGTCTGCGCACCATGCTCGGCATCGAGCGCCAGGTCATCAGTTCCTGCCATTCGATCACGCTCGGCTTCGATGTCGAGCCGGTCGGCTGCGCGGCTTTCGACTTTCCGGCGCTGACCTATTGGCCGAGACGCGCGGGTGCGCGCATGGCCTACCTCTCCGTCTTCCCGATTGGCGGCAAGATGCGGGCGAATTTCATGGTCTATCGCGACATGACCGACCCCTGGTTGCCGCAGTTTCGTAAGGCGCCCGAGGCCGCGATGCGCGCTTTGATGCCGCGACTTCAGCGAATGATGGGTGACTTCAAGGTGAGCGGGCCGATCAAGATCCGCCCGGCGGACCTTTGTACCAACAGCGGCTATCTGCAGCCCGGCATCGTGCTGGTCGGCGATGCCTTCTCCACTTCCTGCCCCGCCGCCGGAACCGGCACGACAAAAGTGTTCACCGACGTCGGACGTCTATGCAACGTCTACATCCCGCAATGGCTCAGGAGCGAAGGCATGGACGCGCAAAAGATCGCCCAGTTCTACGACGATCCCGAGAAACAGGCCTGCGAGGACCGGAGCCGGGCGAAGGCCTACCACCTTCGCTCGTTGTCGACCGACAACGGACTGTCCTGGCGCGCCCAACGCTGGGCCCGTTTCCTGGTAAGGCTCGCTCAAGGTACGCTGCGGACCGTCCGAAAGGGATTTTCGGCGGGATCGGCGGAACGCCACACCGTGCTGAGCGGACAGCCGAGGCACGGCCGGCTGGCGTGA
- a CDS encoding GNAT family N-acetyltransferase: MISVTIDPPGLDVGPRWDDLVRRASSNVFMNPAALKAVSDTGFATILMMLAWEQGAEPRKLVGLWALQLRKTAPLLPAVLEALPYNYAFLSSPVVDPAFADEVIPAFFAAIESSAELPNVVSLKSFDAEYPSHAAMLKVFSLRGIEPLMVSETARPFVTREFGVKRSGSTRKKLRQDWNRLSSLGVVDVMNSRTPADVEQAFETFLAMEKASWKGEQGTALLSDSHDAAFVRRLLHNLAARRDASVALLRVDGAAIAAQVLMYCGSTAYTWKTAYDAKFSKYSPGALLVDRVTEELFAGPDIQAINSCAAEDSFMGQLWAGRRGMVDMLFDIGPRKSLGYRIEAGRLLGYERLRKLRNRLRQRLSPPRPKAALTAS; this comes from the coding sequence ATGATTTCTGTGACGATCGATCCACCAGGCCTGGACGTCGGCCCGCGCTGGGACGACCTGGTTCGACGTGCGTCATCGAACGTCTTCATGAATCCGGCCGCGTTGAAGGCGGTCTCTGACACCGGCTTCGCCACGATCCTGATGATGCTGGCCTGGGAGCAGGGCGCCGAGCCGCGCAAGCTCGTCGGCCTCTGGGCGCTGCAATTGCGCAAGACCGCGCCGCTGCTGCCGGCGGTGCTGGAAGCGCTGCCTTACAACTATGCTTTCCTTTCCAGTCCAGTCGTCGATCCCGCGTTTGCCGACGAGGTGATCCCGGCGTTTTTCGCCGCGATCGAAAGCAGCGCGGAGTTGCCGAACGTCGTCAGCCTGAAATCATTCGACGCCGAGTATCCAAGCCATGCCGCGATGCTGAAGGTGTTTTCGCTGCGCGGCATCGAACCGCTGATGGTGTCCGAAACGGCGCGGCCGTTCGTGACGCGCGAGTTCGGCGTCAAGCGATCGGGATCGACGCGCAAGAAACTGCGCCAGGACTGGAACAGATTGTCCTCGCTCGGCGTCGTCGACGTCATGAACAGCCGCACTCCTGCAGACGTCGAGCAAGCGTTTGAAACTTTCCTGGCCATGGAGAAAGCAAGCTGGAAGGGCGAGCAGGGCACCGCGTTGCTGTCCGACTCCCATGATGCCGCTTTCGTCAGGCGTTTGCTGCACAATCTGGCGGCGCGGCGCGATGCGTCGGTGGCGCTGCTGCGGGTCGACGGCGCCGCCATTGCTGCGCAGGTGCTGATGTATTGCGGGTCGACGGCCTATACCTGGAAGACCGCCTACGACGCCAAGTTCAGCAAATACTCGCCGGGGGCGCTGCTGGTGGATCGTGTAACGGAAGAGCTGTTTGCCGGCCCGGACATCCAGGCGATCAATTCCTGCGCGGCGGAAGACAGCTTTATGGGCCAGCTGTGGGCCGGACGCCGCGGCATGGTCGACATGCTCTTCGATATCGGGCCGCGCAAATCGCTGGGCTACCGGATCGAAGCCGGCCGGTTGCTCGGCTACGAACGCCTGCGAAAGCTGCGCAATCGCTTGCGGCAACGGCTCTCGCCGCCGCGCCCAAAGGCTGCATTGACCGCGTCGTGA
- a CDS encoding NAD(P)/FAD-dependent oxidoreductase yields MKYTDVAIIGGGLAGSTAAAMLGRAGIATVLIDPHEVYPFDFRVEKLSGDAQLERFFRTGIADSVLRSTTHDGENWIARFGYLLDKRPSRQFGISYENLVKAIRAEIPHPAERVYAKVTDIAASRERQTLTLSNGETISVRLAVLANGLNVGLRRGLGIERQITSACHSISIGFDLVPVGRPAFDFPAMTYFSERTSDRIPYLTLFPVGNAMRANLFTYREADDPWLREMRHKPVETMNAALPRLRRITGEYGVAGDVRIRPVDLYVSTGYRKAGIVLVGDAFAATCPVTGTGTDKVLTDVTQLCNVHIPRWLATEGMGEDKLASFYDDPVKQACDAWSLAQSFSFRKVTMDNGPYWQAERWARFLVWLSQGTLRRVRNRLRGASKPRPSAAAASSMSPSA; encoded by the coding sequence ATGAAGTACACCGACGTTGCGATCATCGGCGGCGGCCTGGCGGGTTCGACCGCAGCCGCCATGCTGGGACGCGCCGGGATTGCGACGGTGCTGATCGATCCGCACGAGGTCTATCCGTTCGACTTCCGCGTCGAAAAATTGAGCGGCGATGCGCAGCTTGAGCGTTTTTTCAGGACCGGCATCGCCGATTCGGTGCTCCGCTCGACAACCCATGACGGCGAAAACTGGATCGCCCGATTCGGCTATCTCCTCGACAAGCGGCCGAGCCGCCAATTCGGCATCAGCTACGAGAATCTCGTCAAGGCGATCCGGGCTGAAATCCCGCATCCTGCCGAACGGGTTTACGCCAAGGTCACGGATATCGCGGCAAGCCGCGAGCGTCAGACGCTCACGCTTTCGAACGGCGAGACCATTTCGGTCAGGCTAGCTGTGCTTGCCAACGGATTGAATGTCGGGCTGCGCCGCGGCCTCGGCATCGAACGCCAGATCACGAGCGCCTGCCATTCGATCTCGATCGGCTTCGACCTGGTCCCGGTCGGACGGCCCGCGTTCGATTTTCCGGCGATGACCTACTTTTCCGAGCGGACCAGCGACCGCATCCCCTATCTGACGCTGTTTCCGGTCGGCAACGCCATGCGCGCCAACCTCTTCACCTATCGCGAGGCCGACGATCCCTGGCTGCGCGAGATGCGCCACAAGCCGGTCGAGACCATGAATGCCGCTTTGCCGAGGCTGCGCCGGATCACCGGCGAGTACGGCGTTGCCGGCGACGTCAGGATCCGGCCGGTCGATCTCTATGTCTCCACGGGATATCGCAAGGCCGGCATCGTTCTGGTCGGAGACGCCTTCGCAGCCACCTGCCCCGTGACCGGCACCGGGACCGACAAGGTGCTGACCGACGTCACCCAGCTCTGCAACGTCCACATCCCCCGCTGGCTTGCCACGGAGGGCATGGGCGAAGACAAGCTCGCGTCGTTCTACGACGATCCGGTCAAGCAGGCCTGCGACGCCTGGTCGTTGGCGCAGTCGTTCAGTTTCCGCAAGGTGACGATGGACAACGGCCCCTACTGGCAGGCCGAGCGCTGGGCCCGTTTCCTGGTATGGCTCAGCCAGGGCACGTTGCGGCGGGTGCGCAACCGCCTCCGCGGCGCATCGAAACCCCGCCCCAGCGCGGCGGCCGCATCTTCAATGTCCCCGTCGGCTTGA
- the rpsL gene encoding 30S ribosomal protein S12: MPTINQLIASPRTVQKSRKKVPALQQSPQKRGVCTRVYTTTPKKPNSALRKVAKVRLTNGFEVIGYIPGEGHNLQEHSVVMIRGGRVKDLPGVRYHILRGVLDTQGVKNRKQRRSKYGAKRPK, from the coding sequence ATGCCGACGATCAACCAACTGATCGCAAGTCCGCGTACGGTGCAGAAGTCGCGCAAGAAGGTGCCGGCGCTGCAACAGTCGCCGCAGAAGCGCGGCGTTTGCACGCGCGTCTACACCACGACCCCGAAGAAGCCGAACTCGGCGCTTCGTAAGGTCGCCAAGGTGCGCCTGACCAACGGCTTCGAAGTGATCGGCTACATCCCGGGTGAAGGCCATAACCTTCAGGAGCACTCGGTGGTGATGATCCGCGGCGGCCGCGTCAAGGATTTGCCCGGCGTGCGCTACCACATCCTCCGCGGCGTCCTCGATACCCAGGGCGTCAAGAACCGTAAGCAGCGTCGTTCGAAGTACGGCGCGAAGCGTCCGAAGTAA
- the rpsG gene encoding 30S ribosomal protein S7, which yields MSRRHSAEKREVNPDPKFGNIIITKFMNSIMYDGKKSAAETIVYGALSMIEAKTKQGPLTVFEQALENVMPTIEVRSRRVGGATYQVPVEVRSVRRQALGIRWIITAARDRNEKTMTERLSAELLDASNGRGNAVKKREDVHRMAEANRAFSHYRW from the coding sequence ATGTCTCGTCGCCATTCTGCTGAAAAGCGTGAAGTGAACCCGGATCCGAAGTTCGGGAACATCATCATTACGAAGTTCATGAATTCGATCATGTACGACGGCAAGAAGTCCGCCGCCGAAACCATCGTCTACGGCGCGCTGTCGATGATCGAAGCCAAGACCAAGCAGGGCCCGCTGACGGTGTTCGAGCAGGCGCTGGAAAACGTCATGCCGACCATCGAAGTGCGTTCGCGCCGCGTCGGTGGTGCGACCTACCAGGTGCCGGTTGAAGTGCGTTCGGTTCGCCGTCAGGCGCTGGGCATTCGCTGGATCATCACCGCAGCTCGCGATCGCAACGAAAAGACGATGACGGAGCGGCTCTCTGCCGAGCTGCTTGATGCGTCGAATGGCCGGGGTAACGCCGTCAAGAAGCGTGAAGATGTGCATCGGATGGCGGAAGCCAACCGCGCCTTCTCGCACTATCGCTGGTAA
- the fusA gene encoding elongation factor G: MPRVHAIENYRNFGIMAHIDAGKTTTTERILYYTGKSHKIGEVHEGAATMDWMEQEQERGITITSAATTAFWEGKRLNIIDTPGHVDFTIEVERSLRVLDGAVCVLDSNQGVEPQTETVWRQGDKYKVPRIVFANKMDKTGADFYKCMQDIVDRLGAKPIAIQLPIGSENNFKGLVDLVRMKGVVWEEEKLDAKFVDIDIPADMVEKAKEYREKLLEAAVELDDEVLSAYLDGKEPDEATLKRMIRKAVLTGAFFPVLCGSAFKNKGVQPLLDAVVDYLPSPVDVPAIKGVDEDGNEVVRLPNDKEPLALLAFKIMDDPFVGTITFCRIYSGTLLSGTGVINSTRDRKERIGRMLLMHANNREDIKEAYAGDIVALAGLKEARTGDTLCDPDKPVILEKMEFPEPVIEIAIEPKSKADQEKLGVALAKLAAEDPSFRVSTDQESGQTILKGMGELHLDIKVDILRRTYKVDANIGAPQVAFRERVTKRAEVKYTHKKQTGGTGQFAEVSIIVEPNEPGKGYEFESKIVGGAVPKEYIPGVEKGLNSVMGSGVVAGFPVVDVKVQLVDGKYHDVDSSALAFEIASRAAFREALQKGKSVLLEPIMKVEVVTPEDYTGSVIGDLNSRRGQIQGQDMRGNANVINAMVPLMNMFGYVNNLRSMSQGRATFTMQFDHYAEAPANVSAEVQKKFA, from the coding sequence ATGCCCCGCGTTCATGCCATAGAGAACTACCGCAATTTCGGTATCATGGCGCATATCGATGCCGGCAAGACCACGACCACCGAGCGCATCCTCTATTACACCGGCAAGAGCCACAAAATCGGCGAAGTGCACGAAGGTGCCGCGACGATGGATTGGATGGAGCAGGAGCAGGAGCGCGGCATCACCATCACGTCGGCTGCGACGACCGCGTTCTGGGAAGGCAAGCGTCTCAACATCATCGACACTCCCGGCCACGTCGACTTCACCATCGAAGTCGAGCGTTCGCTGCGCGTGCTCGACGGCGCCGTGTGCGTGCTCGATTCCAACCAGGGCGTTGAGCCGCAGACCGAGACCGTCTGGCGTCAGGGCGACAAGTACAAGGTTCCGCGCATCGTCTTCGCCAACAAGATGGATAAGACCGGCGCCGACTTCTACAAGTGCATGCAGGATATCGTCGACCGCCTCGGCGCCAAGCCGATTGCGATCCAGCTTCCGATCGGCTCCGAGAATAACTTCAAGGGCCTGGTCGATCTCGTCCGCATGAAGGGCGTGGTCTGGGAAGAAGAGAAGCTCGACGCCAAGTTCGTCGACATCGATATCCCTGCCGATATGGTCGAGAAGGCCAAGGAATACCGCGAGAAGCTGCTGGAAGCCGCCGTCGAACTCGATGACGAAGTGCTTTCCGCTTACCTCGACGGCAAGGAGCCCGATGAAGCGACGTTGAAGCGCATGATCCGCAAGGCTGTGCTGACCGGCGCATTCTTCCCGGTGCTGTGCGGCTCGGCGTTCAAGAACAAGGGCGTGCAGCCGCTGCTCGACGCGGTCGTTGACTATCTGCCGTCGCCGGTCGACGTGCCCGCCATCAAGGGCGTCGATGAAGACGGCAACGAAGTCGTTCGTCTTCCGAACGACAAGGAGCCGCTGGCTCTGTTGGCGTTCAAGATCATGGACGACCCGTTCGTCGGCACCATCACCTTCTGCCGTATTTATTCCGGCACGCTTTTGTCGGGCACCGGCGTCATCAATTCGACGCGCGACCGCAAGGAGCGCATCGGCCGCATGCTGCTGATGCATGCGAACAACCGCGAAGACATCAAGGAAGCCTATGCCGGCGACATCGTGGCGCTGGCTGGCCTGAAGGAAGCGCGCACCGGTGACACGCTGTGCGATCCCGACAAGCCGGTGATCCTGGAAAAGATGGAATTCCCGGAGCCCGTGATCGAAATCGCGATCGAGCCGAAGTCGAAGGCCGACCAGGAAAAGCTCGGCGTCGCATTGGCGAAGCTCGCTGCGGAAGATCCGTCGTTCCGGGTGTCGACCGACCAGGAGTCCGGCCAGACCATTCTCAAGGGCATGGGCGAACTCCATCTCGACATCAAGGTCGACATTCTTCGCCGCACCTACAAGGTCGATGCCAACATCGGCGCGCCGCAAGTGGCGTTCCGTGAGCGCGTCACCAAGCGCGCCGAAGTCAAGTACACGCACAAGAAGCAGACCGGTGGTACCGGTCAGTTCGCCGAAGTGTCGATCATCGTGGAGCCGAACGAGCCCGGCAAGGGCTACGAGTTCGAATCCAAGATCGTCGGCGGCGCGGTGCCGAAGGAATACATCCCCGGCGTCGAAAAAGGTCTCAACAGCGTCATGGGCTCCGGCGTCGTCGCCGGCTTCCCGGTGGTGGACGTCAAGGTGCAGCTGGTCGACGGCAAGTATCACGACGTCGACTCGTCGGCGCTGGCCTTCGAAATCGCATCGCGCGCGGCATTCCGCGAAGCGCTGCAGAAGGGCAAGTCTGTTCTGCTCGAGCCGATCATGAAGGTCGAAGTGGTGACCCCGGAAGACTATACCGGTTCCGTCATCGGCGATCTGAATTCGCGGCGCGGCCAGATCCAGGGCCAGGACATGCGCGGCAACGCCAACGTCATCAACGCGATGGTGCCGCTCATGAACATGTTCGGTTACGTGAATAACCTGCGCTCGATGAGCCAGGGACGCGCGACCTTTACGATGCAATTCGACCACTACGCTGAAGCGCCGGCTAACGTGTCGGCTGAAGTCCAAAAGAAGTTTGCCTGA
- the tuf gene encoding elongation factor Tu has translation MAKAKFERNKPHCNIGTIGHVDHGKTSLTAAITKVLAETGGATFTAYDQIDKAPEEKARGITISTAHVEYETANRHYAHVDCPGHADYVKNMITGAAQMDGGILVVSAADGPMPQTREHILLARQVGVPALVVFLNKCDMVDDPELLELVEMEVRELLSKYDFPGDTIPIIKGSALAALDDSNKTLGHDAVLALMKAVDESIPQPARPIDQPFLMPVEDVFSISGRGTVVTGRVERGIVKVGEEIEIVGLRDTQKTIVTGVEMFRKLLDQGQAGDNIGALLRGTKREEVERGQVLCKPGSVKPHTKFKAEAYILTKEEGGRHTPFFTNYRPQFYFRTTDVTGVVHLPEGTEMVMPGDNIAMEVHLIVPIAMEEKLRFAIREGGRTVGSGVVSSIIE, from the coding sequence ATGGCTAAAGCAAAGTTTGAACGTAATAAACCGCACTGCAACATCGGAACCATCGGTCACGTCGACCATGGCAAGACATCGCTGACCGCAGCGATTACCAAGGTGCTGGCTGAAACCGGCGGTGCGACGTTCACGGCGTACGACCAGATCGACAAGGCGCCCGAAGAAAAGGCGCGCGGCATCACGATCTCGACCGCCCACGTCGAGTACGAAACTGCCAACCGGCACTATGCCCACGTCGATTGCCCGGGCCACGCCGACTACGTGAAGAACATGATCACCGGCGCCGCGCAGATGGACGGCGGCATTCTGGTGGTGTCGGCCGCCGACGGCCCGATGCCGCAGACCCGCGAGCACATCCTGCTTGCCCGTCAGGTCGGTGTTCCCGCGCTGGTCGTGTTCCTGAACAAGTGCGACATGGTCGATGATCCGGAACTGCTCGAACTGGTCGAGATGGAAGTCCGCGAACTGCTCTCGAAGTACGACTTCCCGGGCGACACCATTCCGATCATCAAGGGTTCGGCGCTCGCCGCTCTCGACGACAGCAACAAGACGCTCGGCCACGATGCCGTGCTGGCGCTGATGAAGGCCGTGGATGAAAGCATTCCGCAGCCGGCTCGCCCGATCGACCAGCCGTTCCTGATGCCGGTCGAAGACGTGTTCTCGATCTCGGGTCGCGGCACCGTCGTCACCGGCCGTGTCGAACGCGGCATCGTCAAGGTCGGCGAGGAAATCGAAATCGTCGGTCTGCGCGATACCCAGAAGACCATCGTCACCGGCGTCGAAATGTTCCGCAAGCTGCTCGATCAGGGCCAGGCCGGCGACAACATCGGTGCGCTGCTCCGTGGTACCAAGCGCGAGGAAGTCGAGCGTGGCCAGGTGCTGTGCAAGCCGGGTTCGGTCAAGCCGCACACCAAGTTCAAGGCTGAGGCCTACATTCTGACCAAGGAAGAGGGCGGTCGTCACACCCCGTTCTTCACCAACTATCGGCCCCAGTTCTACTTCCGCACCACCGACGTGACCGGTGTCGTGCATCTGCCCGAAGGCACCGAAATGGTGATGCCGGGCGACAACATCGCGATGGAAGTGCACCTGATCGTGCCGATCGCGATGGAAGAAAAGCTGCGTTTCGCGATCCGCGAAGGCGGCCGCACCGTTGGTTCGGGCGTCGTCTCCAGCATCATCGAGTAA
- the rpsJ gene encoding 30S ribosomal protein S10: MNGQNIRIRLKAFDHRILDTSTREIVNTAKRTGAQVRGPIPLPTRIEKFTVNRSPHVDKKSREQFEMRTHKRLLDIVDPTPQTVDALMKLDLAAGVDVEIKL; this comes from the coding sequence ATGAACGGCCAAAATATTCGCATCCGTCTCAAGGCGTTCGACCATCGAATTCTCGATACGTCGACCCGCGAGATCGTGAACACGGCGAAACGTACCGGTGCCCAGGTTCGCGGACCCATTCCGCTGCCGACCCGCATCGAGAAGTTCACCGTCAACCGTTCGCCGCACGTGGACAAGAAGAGCCGTGAGCAATTCGAGATGCGCACCCACAAGCGCCTTCTCGATATTGTCGACCCGACCCCGCAGACCGTCGACGCTTTGATGAAGCTCGACCTGGCCGCCGGTGTCGACGTCGAGATCAAGCTCTAA
- the rplC gene encoding 50S ribosomal protein L3 produces MRSGVIAQKVGMTRVFTETGEHIPVTVLKLGNCQVLGHRTTEKNGYVALQLGSGTRKTVYLPKAERGQFAVSKVEPKRKVTEFRVSQDALIPVGAEIQADHFVVGQFVDVTGTSVGKGFAGGMKRWNFGGLRATHGVSVSHRSIGSTGGRQDPGKTFKNKKMPGHMGVDRITTLNLRVVQTDVERGLILVEGAVPGSKGGWIAVRDAVKKPLPKEAPKPGKFRVVGGEQAQAPAEQEGA; encoded by the coding sequence ATGCGCTCCGGAGTGATCGCACAAAAGGTCGGGATGACGCGGGTCTTTACGGAGACCGGCGAACATATCCCTGTGACCGTGCTGAAGCTGGGCAATTGCCAGGTTCTGGGCCACCGCACGACCGAGAAGAACGGTTACGTTGCGCTGCAGCTCGGCTCCGGCACCCGCAAGACCGTCTATCTGCCGAAGGCAGAGCGCGGCCAGTTCGCGGTGTCCAAGGTCGAGCCCAAGCGGAAGGTCACCGAGTTCCGCGTGTCGCAGGACGCGCTGATCCCGGTTGGCGCCGAGATCCAGGCAGACCATTTCGTCGTCGGCCAGTTCGTCGACGTCACCGGCACCTCGGTCGGTAAGGGTTTTGCCGGCGGCATGAAGCGCTGGAATTTCGGCGGTCTGCGCGCCACCCACGGCGTGTCGGTGTCGCATCGTTCGATCGGTTCGACCGGCGGACGTCAGGATCCCGGCAAGACCTTCAAGAACAAGAAGATGCCCGGTCACATGGGTGTCGATCGCATCACCACGCTCAATCTGCGTGTTGTGCAGACCGACGTCGAGCGCGGCCTGATCCTCGTCGAAGGCGCCGTTCCCGGCTCCAAGGGCGGATGGATTGCGGTGCGCGACGCCGTCAAGAAGCCGCTGCCGAAGGAAGCGCCGAAGCCCGGCAAGTTCAGGGTTGTCGGTGGTGAGCAGGCCCAGGCGCCGGCCGAGCAGGAGGGCGCGTGA